The Fimbriimonas ginsengisoli Gsoil 348 genome window below encodes:
- the folK gene encoding 2-amino-4-hydroxy-6-hydroxymethyldihydropteridine diphosphokinase — protein sequence MAQPIVQVAGWTRSEYGKPLTVPEALIALGSNVGDRLAFLRKAVGVLAEIVCVRALSAIYETAPMYVTDQPPYLNAAIRIDTNLSPMALLTKLKEIERLVGRHDGRRYGPREIDLDLVGYGALAYRYSDAKKLWLQVPHPRTPERRFVLEPLADIAPEYVLPGLDRVDRLLRQTEGDAETVRRIDDALFPI from the coding sequence ATGGCCCAGCCCATTGTACAAGTAGCGGGTTGGACGCGGTCCGAGTACGGTAAACCTCTCACTGTGCCGGAAGCGCTCATTGCTCTTGGGTCAAACGTCGGCGACCGGCTCGCGTTCCTACGCAAAGCGGTCGGTGTGCTTGCGGAAATCGTATGCGTTCGAGCCCTGAGCGCCATCTACGAAACCGCGCCCATGTATGTGACCGATCAGCCTCCGTATCTCAATGCCGCCATCCGGATCGATACGAACCTTTCCCCGATGGCTCTTCTTACCAAACTCAAGGAGATTGAAAGGCTTGTAGGGCGTCACGACGGCCGTCGCTACGGACCGCGCGAGATCGACCTCGACCTCGTCGGATACGGCGCCCTCGCGTACCGCTATTCGGATGCTAAGAAGCTCTGGCTGCAGGTTCCGCATCCCCGGACGCCCGAGCGACGTTTTGTACTGGAGCCCCTCGCCGACATCGCGCCGGAATATGTGCTTCCCGGCCTTGACCGGGTAGATAGGTTGTTGCGGCAAACGGAAGGGGATGCCGAGACCGTCAGAAGGATCGACGATGCGCTTTTTCCAATATAA
- a CDS encoding extracellular solute-binding protein — MRRLFVLLLLLASALAGAQAPTEIRMMAGLGFGIPPKETTNTNAVIRRSVFEAFHKANPDVRVVNAGGLSLEGQQADNMFLMSMAGDRAPDIFYVNFRQYYTFLEQGFCRPLDDLIKTDPAVTERINPTVRQVLTSYDGRIYAIPFFQVAVALYYRKDFFREAGLDPARPPRNWDEFYEYAKKLTKAGRFGFELSMPPGYQWQNFVYQAGGEIVGPAENGRWKSLFANEGAAKAIDFYRRLVLPQNGVPPVAATATDLTSDINKGKTAMWFSYTNDVVMQSSELPPSLVGIAALPAGPAGARNEVNAGMWAISSRVTDPKKLDACWRFIKFFAGDEAARANTQKSVEMGLGPQVNPIWLKKFGYDDLLGQVDQGYVKANESLFQTGHPEPYGKNCQQIYTVMDDALDRARLEPETPAMDILRRAAKEMDQKLLGYIPPEDLQRERGWALGIAVCFVGLALGFGYRGWQKARRERSLFVERLPAGISRRRLWLFLGVCLAPAVLSIATWSYYPLAKGLLMAFQDYRIMGGSRWVGLDNFIGVFSQPVFYRSIFNAFLYVGLSLAIGFFLPVFLALALNEIPRGRTFFRTVFYLPAMTSSVVVSLVWRQFYDKTDQGLLNSLLAPVITHVVNPVWTKLGHPPVPTANDWLGSPALAMFSVVLPGIWAGAGAGSILYLAALKNISSDRYEAADLDGASWWQKIRYITLPGLKPLILINLLGVFIAGFKAMENVFLLTQGGPLNATRTIGLEIWQNAFMFLKFGYATAAAWVMGSILIGFTLIQIRTLLRMRFSTAKL, encoded by the coding sequence ATGCGCCGTCTCTTCGTCCTTCTGCTCCTCCTCGCCTCGGCCCTCGCCGGCGCTCAAGCGCCCACCGAGATCCGCATGATGGCGGGACTTGGGTTCGGCATTCCGCCCAAAGAGACGACGAACACCAACGCGGTGATCCGGCGATCCGTTTTCGAGGCGTTTCACAAGGCGAACCCGGATGTGCGGGTGGTGAACGCCGGCGGGCTCTCGCTAGAAGGCCAGCAAGCCGACAACATGTTCCTGATGAGCATGGCCGGCGACCGGGCGCCGGACATCTTTTACGTCAATTTCAGGCAGTATTACACGTTCCTCGAACAGGGATTCTGCCGACCGCTGGACGACCTGATCAAGACGGACCCGGCGGTGACGGAGCGGATCAATCCGACCGTCCGCCAAGTACTCACCAGCTACGATGGGCGGATCTACGCGATTCCGTTTTTCCAGGTCGCGGTGGCGCTGTACTACCGGAAAGATTTCTTCCGAGAAGCGGGCCTGGATCCGGCCCGGCCCCCGCGCAACTGGGACGAGTTCTACGAGTACGCGAAGAAGCTGACCAAGGCGGGGCGATTCGGCTTCGAGCTCTCGATGCCGCCTGGGTACCAGTGGCAGAACTTCGTCTATCAGGCGGGCGGTGAGATCGTCGGTCCAGCCGAAAACGGTAGGTGGAAATCGCTCTTCGCGAACGAGGGTGCGGCGAAAGCGATCGACTTCTACCGGCGGCTCGTCCTTCCGCAAAACGGAGTGCCGCCCGTCGCCGCCACCGCGACCGATCTCACCAGCGACATCAATAAAGGCAAAACGGCCATGTGGTTCAGCTACACGAACGACGTGGTGATGCAGAGCAGCGAACTGCCGCCTTCGCTGGTCGGAATCGCGGCGTTACCGGCTGGGCCGGCCGGAGCTCGAAACGAAGTGAACGCAGGGATGTGGGCGATCTCCTCCCGCGTGACCGATCCGAAGAAGCTTGACGCCTGTTGGAGGTTCATCAAGTTCTTCGCGGGGGACGAAGCGGCGCGGGCGAACACGCAGAAAAGCGTGGAGATGGGGCTGGGGCCTCAGGTGAACCCGATCTGGCTCAAGAAGTTTGGCTACGACGACCTGCTCGGGCAGGTTGACCAAGGGTACGTCAAAGCGAACGAGAGCCTCTTCCAGACCGGGCATCCGGAGCCCTACGGCAAGAACTGCCAGCAGATCTACACGGTGATGGACGATGCGCTGGACCGGGCGCGGCTGGAGCCGGAGACGCCGGCAATGGATATTCTCCGCCGCGCGGCAAAGGAGATGGACCAGAAGCTGCTCGGCTACATCCCGCCGGAGGATCTGCAGCGGGAACGCGGTTGGGCACTGGGGATCGCTGTCTGTTTTGTGGGTCTGGCGCTCGGCTTCGGATACCGAGGATGGCAAAAAGCGCGTCGAGAGCGCAGCCTATTTGTAGAGCGCCTGCCTGCCGGGATCAGTCGGCGGCGGCTTTGGCTATTCCTCGGCGTCTGCCTCGCCCCCGCGGTGCTCAGCATCGCCACCTGGAGCTACTACCCGCTCGCCAAGGGGTTGCTGATGGCGTTCCAGGATTACCGGATCATGGGCGGGTCTCGGTGGGTCGGGCTCGATAACTTCATCGGCGTGTTCTCGCAGCCGGTTTTCTACCGGTCGATCTTCAACGCGTTCCTCTACGTCGGCCTAAGCCTCGCGATCGGGTTCTTTCTGCCGGTGTTTCTGGCACTGGCGTTGAACGAGATCCCAAGGGGACGCACGTTCTTCCGGACGGTGTTCTACCTACCGGCGATGACCTCGAGCGTGGTGGTCTCGCTCGTATGGCGGCAGTTCTACGACAAGACGGATCAGGGGCTGCTGAACTCGCTGCTCGCCCCGGTCATCACCCACGTGGTGAACCCGGTTTGGACGAAGCTAGGTCATCCTCCGGTGCCGACGGCGAACGACTGGCTCGGCAGCCCCGCTCTCGCCATGTTCTCAGTGGTTCTGCCGGGGATTTGGGCGGGCGCGGGGGCGGGCTCGATTTTGTATCTGGCGGCGCTGAAGAACATCTCCAGCGACCGGTACGAAGCGGCCGATCTCGACGGGGCGAGCTGGTGGCAGAAGATCCGCTACATCACCCTGCCCGGCTTGAAGCCGCTGATCCTGATCAACCTGCTCGGCGTCTTCATCGCCGGGTTTAAGGCGATGGAAAACGTGTTCCTCCTCACCCAGGGGGGACCCCTGAATGCGACCCGCACGATCGGCCTCGAGATCTGGCAAAACGCGTTCATGTTCCTAAAGTTCGGATACGCCACCGCCGCGGCTTGGGTCATGGGGAGCATCCTCATCGGCTTCACCTTGATACAGATCAGGACTCTCCTCCGCATGCGGTTCTCTACCGCGAAGCTGTAA